In one window of Bdellovibrio bacteriovorus DNA:
- a CDS encoding DUF883 family protein — METTPNDFRSNLGNIKENVKQGVKQELDKSGWTDTYNMAQDRAREAMDASEEFVKAHPFYTVLGAAAVGLVAGLLIRRR; from the coding sequence ATGGAAACGACCCCAAACGATTTCAGAAGCAACCTTGGCAACATCAAAGAAAATGTGAAACAAGGTGTGAAGCAAGAACTTGATAAAAGTGGCTGGACTGACACTTACAATATGGCCCAAGACAGAGCCCGTGAAGCTATGGACGCTTCGGAGGAATTTGTTAAGGCTCATCCCTTTTACACAGTCCTTGGCGCAGCTGCAGTGGGTCTGGTGGCCGGTCTGCTAATCCGTCGTAGATAA